The Microbacterium sp. LWH7-1.2 genome window below encodes:
- a CDS encoding TraR/DksA family transcriptional regulator — translation MTIEAPDSGTIADVQRQLERQLEERLAVLQELEPFALPSVDPVAYQSAASHRAAIEQISAALNRIAGGTYGQCTRCGRQIAPARLEVLPHAAACIECQSHADAA, via the coding sequence ATGACCATCGAAGCCCCCGACTCCGGCACCATCGCCGACGTGCAGCGCCAGCTTGAGCGGCAGCTCGAGGAACGGCTGGCCGTCCTCCAGGAGCTCGAGCCGTTCGCCCTCCCGAGCGTCGACCCGGTCGCATACCAGTCGGCAGCATCCCACCGGGCCGCGATCGAGCAGATCAGCGCGGCGCTGAACCGGATCGCCGGAGGCACCTACGGCCAGTGCACCCGGTGTGGAAGGCAGATCGCACCCGCGCGGCTGGAGGTCCTCCCGCACGCCGCCGCCTGCATCGAATGTCAGAGCCATGCTGACGCCGCGTAA
- a CDS encoding glycosidase, producing MTEPDTVTTQRVPYALRRVGTLMTANVSDPLELEGVLNPATAWGSDGELYLYPRIVALANVSRIGRARVVIEDGVPVGVERLGVVLAPDEGWEYGRRNAGVEDPRITFLEPLGVHVMSYIAFGPFGPKPALAVSHDTISWQRLGPLRFAYQPELDTDLNLYTNKDIVFFPEPVPGPDGEPKLALLHRPMWDLDWLRPGEGVRPPAGVDDVRASIWIGYIDLDAAKRDLTALTYVEDSAPVAGPVAEFESAKIGAGPPPLRVPEGWLLLHHGVAGQLPTGFSLAPGSRYAVGAILLDADDPRRVIARTTEPLLEPETPQEIHGTLSNVVFPTAIEKIGDRHFVFYGMADSSIGVAELVRVEP from the coding sequence ATGACCGAACCCGACACCGTCACCACGCAGCGGGTGCCCTACGCGCTGCGGCGGGTGGGAACCCTCATGACGGCGAATGTGAGCGACCCGCTCGAACTGGAAGGCGTGCTCAACCCCGCCACGGCGTGGGGGAGCGACGGCGAGCTGTACCTGTACCCGCGCATCGTCGCCCTGGCGAACGTCTCGCGCATCGGCCGGGCGCGCGTCGTCATCGAGGACGGCGTGCCCGTCGGCGTCGAGCGGCTCGGCGTGGTGCTCGCACCCGACGAGGGCTGGGAGTACGGCCGACGCAATGCCGGGGTGGAGGACCCGCGCATCACCTTCCTCGAACCGCTGGGCGTCCACGTCATGTCGTACATCGCGTTCGGACCGTTCGGCCCGAAGCCGGCGCTCGCCGTGTCGCACGACACCATCTCGTGGCAGCGCCTCGGCCCGCTGCGGTTCGCCTATCAGCCCGAGCTCGACACCGACCTCAACCTCTACACGAACAAGGACATCGTCTTCTTCCCCGAGCCGGTGCCCGGCCCCGACGGCGAGCCGAAGCTCGCGCTGCTGCATCGACCCATGTGGGACCTGGACTGGCTGCGGCCCGGCGAGGGCGTGCGCCCGCCCGCGGGCGTCGACGACGTGCGCGCATCGATCTGGATCGGCTACATCGACCTCGATGCCGCCAAGCGCGACCTCACCGCTCTCACCTACGTCGAGGACTCGGCCCCGGTGGCCGGTCCGGTGGCGGAGTTCGAGTCCGCCAAGATCGGCGCCGGCCCGCCCCCGCTGCGCGTGCCCGAGGGGTGGCTGCTGCTGCACCACGGCGTCGCCGGTCAGTTGCCCACGGGCTTCTCGCTCGCCCCGGGTTCGCGCTACGCCGTCGGTGCGATCCTGCTCGACGCCGACGACCCCCGGCGCGTGATCGCACGCACGACCGAGCCGCTTCTCGAGCCCGAGACTCCGCAAGAGATCCACGGCACGCTGAGCAACGTCGTCTTCCCCACCGCGATCGAGAAGATCGGCGACCGGCATTTCGTGTTCTACGGCATGGCCGACTCGTCGATCGGTGTCGCGGAGCTCGTGCGCGTCGA